A stretch of DNA from Equus caballus isolate H_3958 breed thoroughbred chromosome 13, TB-T2T, whole genome shotgun sequence:
TGACCAggcaggagggggaggtggggtAGTGTGTAGAGACTACTGAAATGGCTGTGCCTGGGGATAAGGTGGCCAAGTCTGGTTATGCATGAGGGCATAGTTAGTGGGATGAAAGATTACAGAGGAGGGAGTGGATGGCCAGGGAGCTGGAGATTTAGGGGTCCAAGGCAGAGAGATTCTGCCCTGGATTCCCAGTTTCTGCTAACTCTGTAAAGCAAAGTGAACTCTTATACCCACTTTGCCATCTTAAGAATTATTGAAGGTCTAAGATGAAAAGAGGGTCCTATGGGGGAGCCATGTCCAGGCCTGGCCTGAGGATAGGGCGGTGACACGAAATTGTGACCTGGCCAAAGGGAGGCTATGCTAGGAGGTCATCGACCCTTGGACTCACGCGGGGGttgggggaaaggggaggaggggaaggaggacaACCTAGGTGGCTTTTTGGAAATCACCCTTCCAGGACAGGGCCCAAGGTTTAGGGTTGACACTCCTAACCTGGGCCATCCCCTCCACCAGGTGGGGCCGGGGCTTCGGACTCGTGGAACATGTGTTAGGCCGGGACAGCATCCTCAATCAATCCAACAGCATATTTGGCTGCATCTTCTACACACTACAGCTGTTGTTAGGTGAGGGGCCCTACCCCTTCCCTACAGGCCCCGCCCCTTCGTGACAGGCGCCCTCGCCCCCCTATCCCAAACAGGAGACAGCCAGCTGCTCATCACAGAGCACTGTGGGGGCGGGAACTAACAGGaatctttctatttgtttagtTACTGTCAGAGCCAGAGGGCTCTTAAAGACTTCCTAGGAGCCCAGTTTTGTGGAAAAGACTCCAAGGTTCCTTTCTATGGGGAATCCAAGGATTGCCTGACTCTTCTCATGCAGAGCTCAGCAGGAAAATTCCCTATTTGGGTTCCAGGGGTCATTGAACACATAGGAGAACCAAGGCCTATGTGCGGCCTGTCAGAGCCTCATTTTAGAGACTATTCCTCAGCAGCCCCTGCTGTCTGGGTGGCACCATGAAGTCATGGCAGTGTTCTAGAGGTGGCCAGTCCCTAAAGCCCATGCCTGATCCTTTTCTGCCTTGCAGGTTGCCTGCAGGGCCGCTGggcatctactctgctgttgctGAGTTCCCTAGTGTCTCTCGCTGGTTCTCTCTACCTGGCCTGGATCCTATTCTTCGTGCTCTATGATTTCTGCATCGTTTGCATCACCACCTATGCCATCAATGTGGGCCTGATGATACTCAGCTTCCGGGAGGTCCAGGGACCCCAAGGCAAGGTTAAGGGGCACTGAGCCCTCATGCCAAGCCAGGCTGACCTcatctgctctgctttggcatgTGAGCCTTGCCAAGGGCGCCATGTCTGGGTCCTCAGAAGAGTCTGCAACCCACCCCCCACCATACTCGCACACAGGACAATGGACCAAAGGTGCCATGATCTTTCCTCCACTCTAGTGCTTCTGGCTGTGTCCCCAAGGGCTGGTTTCCAAAGCTCCTGCTGTTACCCAAGGAGGGAAGGTTCCAAGcaataaaatttcttaaataaattggCCAAGTCTGAGCCATCTGTCTGCCAGGGACCCTCGTGTTGGGGCTTCCCCAATCTTGCCTCCTCTGGGACTAGAAGGATATGAGTCAGAGGAAGAGTGGAGGGCCTGCCTGGGAAGGGTGGTTAGTCCCTTCTCCAACGTGTGGAGTCAGCAAAACCTGGAGTGTcatcagcccccacccccaggaaacAGGCCAGCAGCTCATCCCTGCTTCCCACGGGGGCCAGGCCTCCTCTCCCAGGAGGGCCAAGCACATACTTGCAAAGGCAAACTGCCCTTTTGGTTCTGTGCATGCTTGCTGGGAAGTTCTTCCTAGTCTAACCTTAATCCCTCTGGCTGCCTTATCTACCACCCCAGGCCAATCTTGGCAGCCCTGGAGGGCCAGGAAcagtttttgtattatttttccctAATTTGTACCGAGCACTTACCCACAGGCCAAGCACTGTTTAAGAACATGACATGTGTTAATTCATAATCCTCATAGCAAGtgtatgaggtaggtactgttattacccCTTTcttgatgaggaaactaaggtacagagaggctaagtaatttgcctaagatcacacagctagtgctGGGGAGGGTGTTAGGGAGTCCTCAGGATTTGAGTCCACTGGGGCCAGTTGGCTCGCTTCTGTGCTTTTAACCCTAGCCACAGCTGCTTCTGTGTTGGTCAGGGTTCCTGCACAGCCTGGGCTGGCCTGAGTTAGAAGTCAGGAAAAAAAGGATGCACCCTGAGTGTT
This window harbors:
- the VKORC1 gene encoding vitamin K epoxide reductase complex subunit 1 isoform X1, with amino-acid sequence MGASWRSPGWVRLALCLAGLMLSLYALHVKAARARDKDYRALCDVGTAISCSRVFSSRWGRGFGLVEHVLGRDSILNQSNSIFGCIFYTLQLLLGCLQGRWASTLLLLSSLVSLAGSLYLAWILFFVLYDFCIVCITTYAINVGLMILSFREVQGPQGKVKGH